A single window of Anaerolineae bacterium DNA harbors:
- a CDS encoding right-handed parallel beta-helix repeat-containing protein — MTQPVTLTVGPRSADLCGSDHRALQAAVDYVAGFGGGLVRVLPGTYLMRDSLHLRSGVRVEGSGEDTILLKDASRTSPLYLDGDYGEEQITLVDATGFEPGISVTVTDDRSGGFHVTVARVTGREGNTLLIDRPLQADYLVSAGAVAHTTFPVISGYHIRGASVAHLTVDGNREANVPLTGCRGAGIFLYRAHGTVIEGCAVRRYNGDGISFQQSNDVIVRDCECAHNAELGLHPGSGSQRPVISGCRSHHNGRIGLFLCWRVRHGRFTGNVLEANGQYGISIGHKDTDNLFEDCTVVGNGRHGIYFRPESEPMAGHRNTFVRCTILGNGPEDAGGGAGVRVEGFTRGIVLRDCVIGDDGSGRQHYGVSVGPDAEPVALESVTFRGNLVAEIHHEGSQRTSRANSA, encoded by the coding sequence ATGACCCAGCCCGTCACCCTCACCGTCGGCCCCCGGAGCGCCGACCTCTGCGGCTCCGATCACCGCGCCCTCCAGGCCGCCGTGGACTACGTCGCCGGCTTCGGCGGCGGCCTCGTCCGCGTCCTCCCCGGCACCTATCTCATGCGCGACTCCCTCCACCTGCGCTCCGGCGTCCGGGTGGAGGGCAGCGGCGAGGACACCATCCTCCTCAAGGATGCCTCCCGCACCTCCCCTCTCTACCTGGACGGCGACTACGGCGAGGAGCAGATCACCCTGGTGGACGCCACCGGCTTCGAGCCGGGCATTAGTGTCACGGTCACGGACGATCGCAGCGGCGGGTTCCATGTCACCGTTGCCCGCGTCACCGGCCGCGAGGGGAACACGCTCCTCATCGACAGACCCCTCCAGGCCGACTACCTGGTCTCGGCCGGGGCCGTGGCCCACACTACCTTCCCCGTCATCAGCGGCTACCATATCCGTGGCGCCTCGGTAGCCCACCTGACCGTGGACGGCAACCGGGAGGCCAACGTCCCTCTCACCGGCTGCCGCGGGGCGGGCATCTTCCTCTATCGGGCCCATGGGACGGTGATCGAGGGCTGCGCCGTCCGTCGCTACAACGGGGACGGCATTAGCTTCCAGCAGTCCAACGATGTAATCGTGCGCGACTGCGAGTGCGCCCACAATGCCGAGCTGGGCCTTCACCCGGGCAGCGGCTCCCAGCGGCCGGTCATCTCCGGCTGCCGCTCCCATCACAACGGGCGCATCGGCCTGTTCCTCTGCTGGCGCGTGCGCCACGGCAGGTTCACTGGCAACGTCCTTGAGGCCAACGGCCAGTACGGCATATCTATCGGCCACAAGGACACAGACAACCTCTTCGAAGACTGCACCGTGGTGGGCAACGGGCGACATGGCATCTACTTCCGCCCCGAATCCGAGCCCATGGCCGGCCACCGCAACACCTTCGTACGCTGCACCATCCTGGGAAACGGCCCCGAAGACGCAGGCGGAGGGGCCGGCGTGCGCGTGGAAGGCTTCACCCGAGGGATCGTCCTACGGGACTGCGTCATCGGCGATGATGGCAGCGGCAGGCAGCACTACGGAGTGAGCGTCGGGCCAGACGCGGAGCCGGTGGCCCTGGAGTCAGTCACCTTCCGAGGTAACCTAGTGGCCGAGATCCACCACGAGGGCAGCCAACGAACCTCGCGCGCGAACTCGGCCTAG
- a CDS encoding cyclic nucleotide-binding domain-containing protein, translating into MERPSLSNVPLFSGFNPGDRAFLEDRLEEVRLDPGATLVQSGSKADRVFILARGWVRLLSSGGHELARLGPGSVVGEADALSGQTYSVQAEAVTQVRAWTLSVSNIQEMVRQFPASLIALDSALGFRSEVAAEGFADWLAGMAEFEGVSRADLRRLAGHLEPAWLEPGEDISLRSESGFAIIEQGSIELRDELDRPAIREGCFLYVDRSLLSGGMPSQGAKAVAPTMAWYLPAGTCARLQAEGLSVLRELVEATEPVEESVGLGGACVDEPVLEAAVPERAARARGRSGAASTGPRLSVGGRVRLALAALLVLWVLLSGVVGLLRSVGVMASVGGGWAGYVELQATARALTPMVLAQDVTSTPTFAPSPTPAATSTPVPTDTPVPPTATPVPTETAVPTDTPVPPTSTPAPPAAPAASQDAAAPAPTDTPVPARAGVDYRLVSWRQLTPCENHGMHNIFINVLDPAGNGIPGVPLHVHWGGPDGAVITTGGKPELGPGWAVFDMYRGTYWVRVNEGTSDTTPPLTVDIGEDQKCEETGNPVANSLYHYSYEVIFQRTW; encoded by the coding sequence GTGGAGAGACCCAGCCTCAGCAACGTGCCGCTGTTCAGCGGTTTTAACCCGGGAGACCGCGCCTTCCTCGAGGATCGCCTGGAAGAGGTGAGGCTCGATCCCGGGGCCACGCTAGTGCAGTCCGGGTCGAAGGCGGATCGCGTGTTCATCCTGGCGCGGGGATGGGTGCGGCTGCTCAGCAGCGGTGGTCACGAGTTGGCCCGCCTGGGGCCGGGAAGCGTGGTAGGTGAGGCGGACGCCCTGAGCGGCCAGACGTACTCGGTACAGGCCGAGGCGGTGACGCAGGTGCGCGCCTGGACCCTGAGCGTGTCGAACATCCAGGAGATGGTGCGCCAGTTCCCGGCCTCGCTCATCGCGCTAGACTCGGCCCTGGGCTTTCGCTCCGAGGTGGCAGCCGAAGGTTTCGCCGACTGGCTGGCAGGAATGGCGGAATTCGAGGGCGTCAGCCGTGCTGACTTGCGCCGGCTGGCCGGCCACCTGGAACCGGCATGGCTAGAGCCGGGAGAGGATATCTCCCTGCGGAGCGAGTCCGGCTTTGCCATCATCGAGCAGGGCTCGATCGAGCTCAGGGACGAGCTGGATCGGCCGGCGATCCGCGAAGGCTGCTTCCTGTACGTGGACCGGAGCCTGCTTTCCGGTGGGATGCCTTCCCAGGGGGCCAAGGCAGTGGCGCCGACAATGGCCTGGTACCTTCCGGCGGGCACTTGTGCCCGCCTGCAGGCGGAAGGGCTGAGCGTCCTGCGAGAGCTTGTGGAAGCGACGGAGCCGGTGGAGGAGAGTGTCGGGCTCGGGGGCGCCTGCGTAGATGAGCCCGTGCTCGAGGCGGCGGTGCCGGAGCGGGCTGCTCGCGCCCGGGGCCGTTCGGGAGCGGCGTCCACTGGCCCCAGGCTGTCGGTCGGGGGGCGGGTGCGCCTGGCTCTGGCCGCCCTCCTGGTGCTCTGGGTTCTGCTCTCGGGGGTTGTGGGGCTGCTGCGGTCGGTGGGAGTGATGGCCTCGGTGGGTGGAGGGTGGGCTGGCTACGTGGAGTTACAGGCCACGGCTAGGGCGCTGACGCCGATGGTGCTGGCCCAGGACGTCACTTCCACGCCGACGTTTGCCCCTTCGCCCACGCCTGCGGCGACCAGCACCCCGGTGCCGACGGACACTCCCGTGCCACCCACGGCGACGCCGGTGCCTACTGAGACTGCGGTGCCTACGGATACGCCCGTGCCCCCCACGTCCACTCCGGCCCCGCCCGCGGCGCCGGCGGCGTCCCAGGATGCGGCGGCTCCGGCTCCGACGGACACTCCGGTCCCGGCCAGAGCGGGCGTGGACTACCGGTTGGTGTCGTGGCGGCAACTCACGCCTTGCGAGAACCACGGAATGCACAACATCTTCATCAACGTGTTGGACCCGGCCGGGAACGGCATCCCCGGGGTGCCGCTCCACGTGCACTGGGGAGGGCCGGATGGGGCGGTGATCACGACTGGGGGGAAGCCGGAGCTAGGTCCTGGGTGGGCCGTATTCGACATGTACCGGGGGACCTACTGGGTGAGGGTGAACGAGGGCACCAGCGACACCACTCCGCCGCTCACGGTGGACATCGGGGAGGACCAGAAGTGCGAGGAGACGGGCAACCCGGTGGCCAACTCCCTCTACCACTACAGCTACGAGGTGATCTTCCAGCGCACTTGGTGA
- a CDS encoding Gfo/Idh/MocA family oxidoreductase: protein MVRIGIVGSDNSHAIAFSKLFNLSPPGSEVAPEDFRVVALYGTDAARNQEVAEAGAIETIVDKPEDMLGMVDAVMVVWRHGDLHAQYALPFINAGIPTWVDKPFAIKVEDAKAMIEAAERRNTPLSGGSTLKHSLDMMAFRARLSAEGGRSIKPIVAGTINYYAALENEYGGIYFYGSHLAEMTMAIFGYDARSVTAVEHKGNVAAVVKYDDYHVVMNFLEKAKSIPYVLVFGENGTLVHELDGTTGYQMGVANFVKMVQNKRAPFPLDHLLQPVALLQAVDVSMREKREVALSELV, encoded by the coding sequence ATGGTTCGCATCGGTATCGTCGGTTCCGACAACTCCCACGCCATCGCCTTCTCCAAGCTCTTCAACCTCTCTCCCCCCGGCAGCGAGGTTGCGCCCGAGGACTTCCGCGTGGTCGCCCTCTACGGGACGGACGCCGCCCGCAATCAGGAGGTGGCGGAGGCCGGCGCCATCGAGACCATCGTAGATAAGCCGGAAGACATGTTGGGAATGGTGGACGCGGTGATGGTGGTCTGGCGACATGGCGACTTGCATGCCCAGTACGCCCTGCCCTTCATCAACGCCGGCATCCCCACCTGGGTAGACAAGCCCTTCGCTATCAAAGTAGAAGACGCCAAAGCCATGATCGAGGCCGCAGAGCGGAGGAACACCCCCCTGAGCGGCGGCAGTACCCTCAAGCACTCGCTGGACATGATGGCCTTCCGGGCACGGCTGTCGGCGGAGGGCGGGCGCTCCATCAAGCCCATCGTCGCTGGCACCATCAACTACTACGCCGCCCTGGAGAACGAGTACGGTGGCATTTACTTCTACGGGTCGCACCTAGCCGAGATGACCATGGCCATCTTCGGCTACGATGCCCGCTCGGTGACCGCGGTGGAGCACAAGGGCAACGTGGCTGCCGTAGTCAAGTACGACGACTACCACGTGGTGATGAACTTCCTGGAGAAGGCTAAGAGCATTCCCTACGTGCTCGTCTTCGGCGAGAACGGCACCCTGGTGCACGAGCTGGACGGCACCACTGGCTACCAGATGGGCGTGGCCAACTTCGTCAAGATGGTGCAGAACAAGCGCGCGCCCTTCCCCCTGGACCACCTGCTTCAGCCTGTGGCGCTCCTGCAGGCGGTGGACGTCTCCATGCGCGAGAAGCGCGAGGTGGCCCTGAGCGAGCTCGTCTAG